agtccctacaaacaaattccagatacatgtgccaccacatgcatctggcttatgtgggtactggggaattgaacctgggtcattaggcttcacagacacgtgccttaaccactaagccatctctctggcccaagttGCTCCCTTGCAACATGACACACAGACTCTGTCTTTCAAAAAGAGACACTCgttctatcacacctttcaaggctcaaggtccattgtggaagaggtggtggaaaaaatgtaagagccaaaggaagggtaggactccttacaacgtgctcctccagatacaaaatggcctggatatccatgacttcacagtgcctgacactacctacacaagaccatcataataggaggaaaagatgatgacatcaaaataaaagagagactgattgagagggggaagaggtatgatggagaatggagtttcaaaggggaaagtgggcagagggagggaattaccatgggttattgtctacaattatggaagttgtcaataaaaaaaataaataaaggaaggaagagatacATGAAACAGTACCACTTCTAAGAGATTCTCAAGGAACACTACTGGCAGACTACACTTTTTATGGAGTTGTAGACTAGGAAAATCAGTCTTCAGCAGTCTGGGAatgtggaaggcagagccaggagaatccaaagatGGTTTgaaggggcaagagaccctgtctcaaagaaggtggagcacagacacctaaAGGTTGCCCCTACCTCCTGAGGCTGGAGTGATCCATATCCTCTAGCTTGAAAATCAGACTGtttttactactactactactaataataataataataaggccagggatggtagtgcatgtctttaatcccagcattcggaaggctgtggtaaaaggatcaccgtgagtttgaggccagtctatactacagagttccaagtcagccctggatagagtgaaaccttatctcaaaaagaaagaaagttgaagcgggatatggtggctcacatctttaattacagtacttaggaggatcaccatgaattcaaagccacaatgagactacatagtaaattccaggtcagcctgggctagagtctagaccaagaacctacctcaaaaaaaaaaaaaaaaaaaaaaaaaagaaaagaaagaaaaaaagaaagttgaaagagaggaaggaagaaaggaaattttaaaaatatgtacaagCCTGTAATCAGTCAAAGCCATTTGTGAAACTGAAATAAGATCTTAAATTCAAGACCAGTTTGGACTATAGAAAAGAGTTCAATGACAGCTTGGGCAACTttgtgagtccctgtctcaaataaaaaggaTGGCCTAGCGGATAAGACGctgcctgcaagccaaagaacctaggttcaactcctcaggatccacataagcccaatgcacatggtagcacatgcatctggagtttgtttgcagaggctgaaggcccttgtgcacctattctctctctctctacctctttgtctctttctctctcaaataaataaaatttatatttgaataaaaaaatttaaaaggtgaaAAGTGGACTTACCGTGATAGCTCAGTGATAACATTTGCCTACCATGTGCAAAACCCAGTACTGCAAAAGTgagtgtggtttgtgtgtgtgcacatgtgtgtatgatcattttatttacaagcaggaaGGGTACCCTACCCAGATCCCTAATTAGATGGATTAGATGGAACCTTGTTCTGGGGTTCCCAATTTCCGCATCATTGCAAAATAAATTTCTATGaaagatggggaaaaaaattcaaaagcctGATCCCTGAACTAAAAAGAAACCACCTCTTTGGTCAGTGGGGGCCATCAGGCTCTGGGCATAGGTAGTTTTATACTTCCATCTGCATTTTAAGGCAGCATGTCTCTAAAATGAATAACCTCACTAAACAGTTCTCGGGCTAAGGCTGTCACTCTGGGGTAATCCCACTTTCCCACCCCTCTTTTCCTCATAAGATTAAGAGGGGCCCAGCTCTATTCTCTCAAGGCAAAATTGTAGTGCAGGCTCTAGTTGCCAGACAACAGATCTTGAGCCTTCCTCTGGAACCCTTACTGTACCACGTAAATTACATATACCTCTGCCCAGTCACACAAACAGCAGGAATCAAGGTGCTACTCAGTGTGTTTCCTCTGAGGTGCTTTGATATGCCCTCCATGCCTCTTTTTTCCCCAACCCCTCAGTCTTAATGATAAaaatcttcccagcctccccaAGGGTAATGTCTGAGATAGGTTCTGGTGTCTCACATATCTCTAGATCAGCCCAAATAGCTTATTCCCAGGTACAGTGGCAAACTTGAACTCCCAGGGAGGAAAACAGGTGACAGACCCTCTCCACCACTCCAGGCTTACCTCCATCTGAAGCCATTCTCTCAGGTTTGGGTATCAATGGCAGCTGTGTGGAAGCCTCCAGAATGAGACAGTCAGGTCCAGGACCCAGAGGGCAACCTGTCTCCAACAGATATGCAGATATCCAAGAAAAGAAGGGTAAAGATGGGGTCAAAACAGAATTAGAATCTTGAACTCAAGTACtctgcagtgggggaggggagggcattgtgTGGTGAAAATGAGCCCAATAAGGAATTCCCTTCAAGTTACTGTGGTAACATAACTGATGGGTCCCTCTGTATGGTAAGGTGTACATTTTTTCCTCAGATTCCAAACATTATACTGAAGTCTTACCTTTTGGTTCCATAGTCTtcagttgttggttttttttttaaaccaacatATCTAATTTTGTGCCCTTCAATACCACCCAGTTCTATAACTGGCTTCCTATTAATTGTGGGTTGGTTGTAGGCTCTTGGCTTAACTCAATGCCAACTCTATTTTCTAAACCATTTTCAGAGTACACAGTGTGTGAGGATCAAGAAAGCTAAATGTTTGAAACCAGAGTGTTTCAAACGATCCAGTGTGTGTATTACTGTGTGAACATCACTTCCTAGAAAAGTGTCCTTGacagtgtacacctgtaatcccaacactgaagaggctgagacaagagaatgTGTGGGGAAAGCTTGGCCTATATATAGCAGTACCCTATCTGCTTACCCTAATAAACTCTGCAACCTACAGAAGCTAACTACAGACTTACCCTGTGCTGAAAAAcctcattgaaaataaatatatattttttaaatttttggaggAAAAGTCTACCTATGTAATCTAGATTCAAATTTACCAATCTCCTGCTGGAGTTACAAGCCTATGCTACactattgtctataattttttttttttttttttttttggccgctgtggtggcatatacctttcatcccagcactggggtagctgagggaggaggatcactgcgagtttgaggccagactaagacacagtgaattccaggtcatcctggtttTTTAACATCACAAAGTCCTTTTTgttaaattactttattttttttaatttaaataagtaaTACATTATTAGCACAGCTCAAACATAGAATATACaagcatttggggctggagagatagctcagctattaagatgcttgcttacaaaacctaacaacctgagattgattccccagtacccacattaacccagatgcacaaagtggtacatgtatctggagttcgtttacagtggctggaggccctggcatgcccaatctctttctctgcttgcaaataaataataaaatatttttctttaaaatagactggagagatggtttagtggtcaaggcacttgcctcaaaagcctaaggactcaggtttgattcccaagccagatgcagatgatggcacatgcatctggagttctttcacagtggctagaagccctggtaagcccattctctctctctcactctcaaaaaaataaataaataaaaaattaaaataaggctggagagaagcctggcgtagtggctcatgcctttaatcccagcacctgggaggcagaggtaggaggatcaccatgagtttaaggccaccctgagactacatagtgaattccaggtcagccagagctagtgagaccttacctaaaaagaaaaaaaaaaaaaaaaatgctggagagacagcttagtggttaagatgcttgcctgcaaagtctaaggactcatatttgattctccaggtcccacacataaaccagatgcacaaagtgacgcatgcgtgaaggttgcacatgcacacaaggaggctcacgtgtctggagtttgattatagtggctgcaggccctggaacaccaattctctctctcttgctcttgctcttgctttAGCTCTCACTCTGTCACATGaacccccccccgccaaaaaaaaggccagttcattgggcttgcctaaaaaacaataaacacataaataaataaataaaataagatgggcatgatggcatacacctttactcccagcactccgggggcagaggtaagaggattgctgtgagttggaggccaccctgaaactacatagtgaattccaccaggtcagcctgggctagagtgtgatcctacttcaaaaacccaaaataaataaataaataagtaatatgggctgaagagatggcttaactaaCCGTTAggctgcctgtgaagtctgaggacccaggttcaattccctaaggtggcgcatgtgtctggagttcgtttgtagtggctagaggacctggcacatccattctctctctctctccctctttctctttctaataaataaataaaataaaatatttaaaaaattaaaatttaaaaagaatatacaagCATTCCTCCCACTTGTTTTCCCTGTAACCAAGTTCTCCATGCCAGAGGAAACCAATCTTATCTATTTCTTGTAAATTTTTgcacaaaaataaagttttttgttgttgttaccatAGGGTCTGTCTGCTCAACAAGCTGCTCATGGTGACTTTCAACCTTCTGGATGCAAGTgcttctcccacctcagcctcccttgtgctgggatttcaCGCACTTACTAAAGTGGCTGGCTTTTGCACGTATCATGCAAGAACAAGCAAACACAAGCTTTATTCTTTACTTCTAAAGAAATATAAACTTTTCAGGTTCCAAATTTAGTATCCATAACAATACTTTTGCCATTCTAAACAAGTTTGCAATGATCATTTTGTAATATCTTGGctccatttttcatttctttaaactaGAGGCCTTTAAGACTTTATGGTCTTTTAGAAACTGGAGGCCAGTTGTTGTGGCttatgactttaatcctagccctcgggaggtagaggtaggagcaccacgagttcgaggccaccctgagactacatagtgaattccaggtcagcctgagttaagagtgagaccctacgtcgaaaaaacaaaacaaacaacctggAAACACACCTAGAAGAGGCCCCTTATTATGCTATTATTCATTACTCACCACTATAAGATAGCTGAATTTGTGGTGAAGTCCAGAGTTTGAATCTTGGTTGGTGGATCACTAAAACATACTTTCACCAGTTTCATAAAACAACTACGTTCTCTTGCTTTGCGTAGTATGGAATACCCATCATGCACTCTTTACCGCCAATACTTTGAAATGGGACTGGAATACCGGACATAAATGTAGGGGGACgggaaaaatttttttcttcttccctacgGTAAAATGGGTTGCAAATCCCGGAATCCTTGTTTCCACAGGCACTGAAAGACCAGTGCTTCTGAAATGGCAGTGCAACTTCAGATTAAAGACAGGATGTTACGTATCAGCACTCAGTTTACATCCTTCCCTACCTCCTTCTAACGTCTGACACTGCCTAGCACATAGTGGGTACACTCCATGGGTCTTTCTTACAACCCCTCAAGGTTGCAGAGACCCAAGGCCAAGTCCTGCGCTACTGCGCCCTCTTCTGGTCATCTGACGAGGAGGGGGAAAATGGACTACATTTCCCGGCATGCCTTATACACACTTCCGGCCATAACGGAAGGAAGTTGGCAGACACGCGTGAGGCAGTTCGAGCTGAATGCGATAGACAGACCCGGAGCTTCTGCTAAAGCGTCGTCATGTTTCTCCAGTATTACCTCAACGAGCAGGGAGATCGTGTCTATACGCTGAAGGTAAGGGGAGGTTGTAGGTGGGCATGGTGATAAACGTAAGTGGGAGGGGCGGTTGAAACCGGCCACCGACTTGCCCAGTTAGGTGCGGGAAGCCGGAAATTCTGGAACCGAAGCGTTGTGGAACCGGCCGTGCACACTTGGTGTGACCATCGCGGCTCCGGGCGTCGCGCTGCCCCTTTCCCGTCCAGCCGCGTGCACTGAGATCCCTCTCGTTCCTCCTCGACAGAAATTTGACCCCATGGGACAGCAGACTTGCTCAGCGCATCCTGCTCGGTTCTCCCCAGACGACAAGTACTCGCGACACCGCATCACCATCAAGAGACGCTTCAAGGTGCTCATGACCCAGCAGCCGCGCCCCGTGCTCTGAGGGCCGCGCGCCGACGTCGGGCGCCCGCAGCCCCCTGCCCTGCTCATTGGAGACCTTGGACATGCTTGAGTCAGTCCTGGTGGGCACCTCCCTTCCACAAGTGTGAATGGGCCTTGTTTCCATGTTTTGTATTAAAGATGAAGTGATTTGAAAGAGTTCATCCCGTGTGTTGTTGGAGGAAAGGACCGGTGCCTTTCTCGTAAAGCGAAGAGATGAGATGAGGGAGGGTGGTGAAGACGACTTGAGGGAAAACTGAAGTCACCGCAGTAGCAGTAGTGCTGTGCGGTCAGCGACAGGGCTTGGGGGTAAGGAGAGAACGTCTGAAAAGGACCACAGATGTCAGCATTCACTGAAAAACACTGGCCCCTTTAGCCTTTTGAGTCAGAATGTAAGCGTCCCTTGAAAAACAATAGgctgtaaaaaaaatgaaattaaaaacaggaagaaataagaGTAAAGAGTGTGTGAACTGGAAGTTAGGAGATGTACTattctcccctcttttttttttcttttttcttttttttattttttgaggaaaagtctcgtctagcccaggctgaccttgaattcacagtgtagtctcagggtggcctcgaactcacagccatcctcctacctctgcctcccgccgagtgctgggattaaaggagtgcgccaccacacctggctattcgcCCCTCTTTGCAAAAGCCACTTGGCTTGTTAGTCCCCATTTCTCCTGTTCTCTAAGGATTTGGTGGTGGGCTTCTTAATGTATCTTCAGTGTTCCCTTGTCGTGAACGGGAATGTATTTACTGTCCCTCTGAAAATATTCCAGACTTAGTTCTCTCAGGTTATCGTCATACCCCTTACCTTTGTATTAGCTTTGGCAGCTAGCTACTAGGTGGAATGctctacattttt
Above is a window of Jaculus jaculus isolate mJacJac1 chromosome 8, mJacJac1.mat.Y.cur, whole genome shotgun sequence DNA encoding:
- the Nop10 gene encoding H/ACA ribonucleoprotein complex subunit 3 gives rise to the protein MFLQYYLNEQGDRVYTLKKFDPMGQQTCSAHPARFSPDDKYSRHRITIKRRFKVLMTQQPRPVL